Proteins encoded by one window of Sphingomonas ginkgonis:
- the cysT gene encoding sulfate ABC transporter permease subunit CysT, giving the protein MPGMLLPLARLRDPLPGFPLAIGVTLFWLGLIVLLPLSTLMARSAGEGWAHFAGAAFNPRALASYRLTFGTALLAAAVNALFGLLVTWVLVRYSFPGKRLFGAMIDLPFALPTAVAGIALTTLYADTGLLGAPLAAHGIRVAYTPLGIFVALLFIGLPFIVRTLEPVLAEVSSEQEEAALTLGATRWQTFRRIILPTLFPALATGFALAFARGAGEYGSVIFIAGNMPYKSEISPLLIVTRLEEYDYAGAAAIATVMLAVSFVLLLLLNLLQRWQRGRSS; this is encoded by the coding sequence ATGCCCGGAATGCTGCTGCCTTTAGCGCGACTACGCGATCCACTGCCCGGGTTTCCGCTGGCAATCGGGGTCACCCTGTTCTGGCTTGGGTTGATTGTGCTGCTGCCGCTGTCGACGCTGATGGCGCGCAGCGCGGGGGAGGGCTGGGCGCATTTCGCCGGCGCGGCGTTCAATCCGCGGGCGCTCGCCTCGTACCGGCTGACCTTTGGGACGGCGCTACTGGCGGCCGCGGTGAACGCCTTGTTCGGACTGCTCGTTACCTGGGTGCTGGTCCGCTACTCCTTTCCCGGCAAGCGGCTGTTCGGGGCCATGATCGACCTGCCGTTCGCACTCCCGACCGCGGTGGCCGGGATCGCGCTGACGACGCTTTACGCCGATACCGGGCTGCTCGGCGCGCCGCTCGCCGCGCACGGCATCCGGGTCGCCTACACGCCGCTCGGCATTTTCGTCGCGCTGCTGTTCATCGGGTTGCCGTTCATCGTCCGGACGCTTGAGCCAGTGCTCGCCGAAGTCTCGTCCGAGCAGGAGGAGGCGGCCCTGACGCTGGGGGCGACCCGCTGGCAGACCTTCCGGCGGATCATCCTCCCCACGCTCTTCCCCGCGCTCGCCACCGGCTTCGCGCTCGCCTTCGCGCGCGGGGCCGGGGAATATGGATCGGTCATCTTCATCGCCGGCAACATGCCCTACAAGTCCGAGATCTCGCCCCTGCTGATCGTCACCCGGCTCGAGGAATATGATTATGCCGGGGCCGCGGCGATCGCGACGGTGATGCTGGCAGTGAGCTTCGTCCTGCTGCTGCTGCTCAACCTGCTGCAGCGCTGGCAACGCGGCCGCTCGTCATGA
- the cysW gene encoding sulfate ABC transporter permease subunit CysW, giving the protein MTAPHLREPAPVRAALLAVALLYLGLMLLLPLGTVLFEAFRQGVAAWASAVRQPDALAAIRLTLLVAAISVPLNMVFGIAAAWAIAKYRFPGKQLLVTLIELPFSVSPVVSGLVFVMLFGASGWFGPFLQDRGVQIVFALPGLILATVFVTFPYIARQLIPLMATQGRAEEEAALTLGASGWQAFRRITLPNIRFALLYGVLLCNARAMGEFGAVSVVSGHIRGETNTMPLHVEVLYNDYDFVGAFAVASLLALLALVTLALRGLLEWRHRDELAVRR; this is encoded by the coding sequence ATGACCGCGCCGCACCTTCGCGAGCCCGCACCAGTCCGGGCGGCCCTGCTCGCGGTAGCGCTGCTCTATCTGGGGTTGATGCTGCTGCTGCCGTTGGGCACCGTGCTGTTCGAGGCGTTTCGACAAGGCGTTGCGGCTTGGGCGTCCGCGGTTCGCCAACCCGACGCGCTCGCGGCGATCCGGCTGACCTTGCTGGTGGCGGCGATCAGCGTGCCGCTGAACATGGTGTTCGGCATCGCGGCGGCCTGGGCGATCGCCAAATATCGTTTCCCCGGCAAGCAGTTGCTGGTTACGCTCATCGAGCTTCCGTTCTCGGTCTCGCCGGTCGTGTCGGGGCTGGTCTTCGTGATGCTGTTTGGGGCGAGTGGCTGGTTTGGTCCGTTCCTCCAGGACCGCGGCGTCCAGATCGTCTTCGCGCTTCCCGGTCTGATCCTCGCCACCGTATTCGTGACTTTCCCCTACATCGCCCGCCAGCTCATCCCCCTGATGGCCACCCAGGGTCGAGCGGAGGAAGAGGCGGCGCTGACCCTCGGTGCGTCGGGCTGGCAGGCGTTCCGCCGCATTACGCTCCCCAACATCCGCTTCGCGCTGCTCTACGGCGTCCTGTTGTGCAATGCCCGGGCGATGGGCGAATTCGGGGCGGTGAGCGTTGTGTCCGGTCATATCCGCGGCGAAACCAACACGATGCCGCTCCATGTCGAGGTGCTCTACAATGACTACGACTTTGTCGGTGCCTTCGCCGTCGCCAGCCTCCTCGCGCTCCTCGCCCTCGTCACCCTTGCTCTTCGCGGGCTCCTCGAGTGGCGACACCGCGACGAGCTCGCCGTCCGGCGCTGA
- a CDS encoding sigma-54 interaction domain-containing protein, producing MKSNAQLQTIPGDAPADMIVGQSHAMANLRQMVRRVAASNASVMITGPSGAGKEVLARAIHEESSRAGKPFVAINCGAIPPELIESELFGHERGAFTGAHSRRIGRFEEADGGTLFLDEIGDMRFDMQVKLLRVLEDRLVTRVGASGAVKVDVRIISATHQDIRAAVAENRFRQDLQFRLGVLPIQVPALAAHAEDVPLLVEHFQRPLDADQRVHFSRAAFDRLEQYDWPGNVRELRNVVERANVLFGGTMIGRHEVDELLGLSDVQLAPSVREPALPCPANDEPLAQWTERTPINLKEMLETLELDRIQTALDMADGVVTEAARLLTLKRTTLIEKMRKYSLERGA from the coding sequence GTGAAGAGTAACGCACAGCTGCAGACGATCCCGGGCGATGCCCCGGCCGACATGATCGTCGGTCAGAGCCACGCCATGGCGAATCTCCGGCAGATGGTCCGCCGGGTCGCCGCCTCGAACGCCAGCGTGATGATCACCGGGCCGTCTGGCGCCGGCAAGGAAGTACTGGCCCGCGCCATCCACGAGGAAAGCAGCCGCGCCGGAAAGCCGTTCGTCGCGATCAACTGCGGCGCCATTCCGCCCGAACTCATCGAGTCCGAGCTGTTCGGCCACGAGCGCGGCGCCTTCACCGGCGCGCACAGCCGGCGGATCGGCCGCTTCGAGGAAGCGGACGGCGGCACTTTGTTTCTCGACGAGATTGGCGACATGCGCTTCGACATGCAGGTCAAGCTGCTGCGCGTGCTGGAAGACCGGCTCGTTACCCGGGTCGGCGCCAGCGGCGCGGTCAAGGTCGACGTGCGGATCATCTCCGCCACTCACCAGGACATTCGCGCGGCCGTCGCCGAAAACCGCTTCCGCCAGGATCTGCAGTTCCGGCTGGGCGTGCTGCCGATCCAGGTCCCCGCCCTCGCCGCGCACGCCGAGGACGTGCCCTTGCTGGTCGAGCATTTCCAGCGGCCGCTCGACGCGGACCAGCGGGTTCATTTCTCCCGCGCCGCGTTCGACCGGCTGGAGCAATATGACTGGCCGGGCAACGTCCGCGAGCTGCGCAACGTGGTCGAGCGCGCCAACGTGCTGTTCGGCGGAACCATGATCGGGCGCCACGAGGTCGACGAACTGCTCGGGCTGAGCGACGTCCAGCTCGCGCCATCCGTTCGCGAGCCGGCGCTTCCGTGCCCCGCCAACGACGAGCCGCTCGCCCAGTGGACCGAGCGAACCCCGATCAACCTCAAGGAAATGCTCGAGACGCTCGAGCTCGATCGCATCCAGACCGCGCTCGACATGGCCGACGGGGTCGTCACCGAGGCGGCCCGGCTGCTGACGCTCAAGCGCACCACGTTGATCGAGAAGATGCGCAAATATTCGCTCGAACGCGGCGCCTGA
- a CDS encoding flagellar motor protein MotB codes for MSETLEPVTPIIVKKSIVHAHAGHHGGAWKVAYADFVTAMMAFFLLMWLLGATTEKQRKALADYFAPTIVEKKEQSAGADGLLGGDAIVAKENYPSRAGGIGERSIVIPTAKVGGQQKGKAADAQRFAALRQILRYKLARDPALKRIARSMRFTETEDGLRLDLVDDANFSMFLVGTSVLTPEAQRLLPVVAQSIADMPNDIRVRGHTDAAPFSAGGRNNWTLSTSRADATRQQLMLDGLPSARFLRIEGVADREPYNPADPYDPVNRRISITLGWTSADGAKTGAGEPRAGA; via the coding sequence ATGTCCGAGACGCTCGAGCCGGTCACCCCGATCATCGTCAAGAAGTCGATCGTCCACGCGCATGCCGGGCATCACGGCGGCGCCTGGAAGGTCGCCTATGCCGACTTCGTCACCGCCATGATGGCCTTCTTTCTGCTGATGTGGCTGCTCGGCGCGACGACGGAGAAGCAGCGCAAGGCGCTCGCCGACTATTTCGCGCCGACCATCGTCGAGAAGAAGGAGCAGAGCGCGGGCGCCGACGGACTGCTCGGCGGCGACGCGATCGTCGCCAAGGAGAATTACCCGAGCCGCGCCGGCGGGATCGGCGAGCGCTCGATCGTGATCCCGACTGCCAAGGTCGGCGGCCAGCAGAAGGGGAAGGCGGCCGACGCGCAGCGCTTCGCGGCACTTCGGCAGATCCTCCGCTACAAGCTGGCGCGCGACCCCGCGCTCAAGCGCATCGCCCGCAGCATGCGCTTCACCGAAACCGAGGACGGTCTGCGACTCGATTTGGTCGATGATGCGAATTTTTCGATGTTCCTGGTCGGAACCAGCGTGCTCACCCCGGAAGCGCAGCGGCTGCTGCCAGTGGTGGCCCAGTCGATCGCCGACATGCCCAACGACATCCGGGTGCGCGGCCATACCGACGCGGCGCCCTTCTCGGCCGGCGGGCGCAACAACTGGACCTTGTCCACCTCGCGGGCGGACGCTACCCGGCAGCAGCTGATGCTGGACGGATTGCCCTCGGCGCGCTTCCTGCGGATCGAGGGCGTGGCGGACCGCGAGCCTTACAACCCGGCCGACCCGTACGACCCGGTCAACCGGCGGATCTCGATCACGCTGGGATGGACGAGCGCTGACGGCGCGAAGACAGGCGCGGGGGAGCCGCGGGCGGGAGCCTGA
- a CDS encoding SGNH/GDSL hydrolase family protein translates to MALAVSLVLAGPALAQTKVPGDPYADDPVGIVADPCPQHPAPSGGGWQMWNLHMLTRDFGQLCRYAAQNATLGAQKVRVVFMGDSITDNWINLDKGFFVDGLVDRGISGQTTPQMLVRFHRDVLELHPAAVHIMAGTNDIAGNTGAATIATVEGNIASMAELARAHGIKVILASVPPAAAFPWSPDKQPVPQIAAINAWLKSYARTNRFTYLDYFSALAGSDRGMRPGLSSDGVHPTAAGYAIMAPLARAAIRQTLGGR, encoded by the coding sequence ATGGCGTTGGCTGTCAGCCTGGTGCTGGCCGGCCCTGCGCTCGCGCAGACGAAGGTCCCAGGCGACCCCTATGCGGATGATCCGGTCGGCATCGTCGCCGATCCCTGTCCCCAGCACCCGGCACCGAGCGGCGGCGGCTGGCAGATGTGGAACCTGCACATGCTGACTCGCGACTTCGGGCAGCTGTGCCGCTACGCCGCCCAGAATGCCACGCTCGGCGCGCAGAAGGTGCGGGTCGTCTTCATGGGCGACTCGATCACCGACAACTGGATCAATCTCGACAAGGGCTTCTTCGTCGACGGGTTGGTCGACCGCGGGATCAGCGGGCAGACCACCCCTCAGATGCTGGTCCGGTTCCATCGCGACGTGCTCGAACTGCATCCCGCGGCGGTCCACATCATGGCGGGAACCAACGACATCGCCGGCAATACCGGCGCAGCGACGATCGCGACGGTCGAGGGGAATATCGCCAGCATGGCCGAACTGGCCCGGGCGCACGGGATCAAGGTCATCCTCGCCTCCGTTCCGCCGGCCGCGGCCTTCCCGTGGAGCCCGGACAAACAGCCGGTGCCGCAGATCGCGGCCATCAACGCCTGGCTGAAATCCTACGCGCGCACGAACCGGTTCACCTACCTAGATTATTTTTCCGCGTTGGCCGGATCCGATCGCGGGATGCGACCGGGGCTCTCGAGCGACGGGGTCCATCCGACCGCGGCCGGCTACGCGATCATGGCGCCGCTCGCCCGCGCGGCGATCCGCCAGACTCTGGGCGGGCGCTGA
- a CDS encoding flagellin: MINATGNRLTFEIARQTQLAKAVEQSQVTISTGKRIQTASDDPAAAARIASLRQTQSDETVWSRTVELGKSLTGQADSVLKSLNDRLARVQELAVQGGSTTLPQSSRDAIAAEIRSIAEEVDSLSASQSSLGQPLFSAGTPRSMRFADGVVFAPVPGQAEVFAPGGVPMGQQLETVAAAVQGGDPAQLGAALTTTDTLVRHGADAASAIGNAASRLDRLTDTHAARAIDLASERSSLEDTDLTTAIASLNAQQLTLEAAQSAFARINRRSLIDLLS; this comes from the coding sequence GTGATCAATGCCACCGGCAACCGCCTGACCTTCGAGATCGCCCGCCAGACCCAGCTGGCCAAGGCGGTCGAGCAGAGCCAGGTCACCATCTCCACCGGCAAGCGGATCCAGACGGCGTCGGACGATCCCGCCGCCGCGGCGCGCATCGCCAGCCTTCGCCAGACCCAGTCCGACGAGACGGTGTGGAGCCGGACGGTCGAGCTCGGCAAGTCCCTGACCGGGCAGGCCGACAGCGTTCTGAAATCACTCAACGACCGGCTCGCCCGGGTGCAGGAGCTCGCCGTCCAGGGCGGCAGCACTACCCTCCCGCAGAGCAGCCGCGACGCGATCGCCGCCGAGATCCGCTCGATTGCGGAGGAGGTCGACAGCCTGTCGGCCAGCCAGTCGTCGCTCGGCCAGCCGCTGTTCAGCGCCGGAACGCCACGCAGCATGCGCTTCGCCGACGGGGTGGTCTTCGCCCCGGTGCCGGGCCAGGCCGAGGTGTTCGCGCCGGGCGGCGTGCCGATGGGGCAGCAGCTCGAGACGGTCGCGGCGGCGGTGCAGGGCGGCGATCCCGCGCAGCTCGGCGCCGCGCTCACCACCACCGACACGCTGGTCCGGCACGGCGCCGATGCCGCCTCGGCGATCGGCAATGCGGCATCGCGGCTCGACCGGCTGACCGACACCCACGCTGCGCGGGCGATCGACCTCGCGAGCGAACGGTCGAGCCTCGAGGATACCGACCTCACCACCGCCATCGCCAGCCTCAACGCCCAGCAGCTGACCCTCGAAGCCGCCCAGTCGGCCTTCGCCCGGATCAACCGCCGGTCGCTGATCGACCTCCTGTCCTGA
- a CDS encoding sulfate/molybdate ABC transporter ATP-binding protein, whose product MGIRIDEIAKRFSDYPALGGVSLGIEDGEFVALLGPSGSGKTTLLRILAGLEVPDAGRIRFGQTDMTRVRAARRGIGFVFQHYALFGHMTVADNIAFGLSVLPRSERPGRAAIRERVAELLELVRLPGLEQRFPAQLSGGQRQRVALARALARRPRILLLDEPFGALDAKVRRELRGALRQIHDELKLTSVFVTHDQEEAFALADRVAVLHEGRLEQFDRPEAIVASPASPFVAEFVAGS is encoded by the coding sequence ATGGGCATTCGCATCGACGAGATCGCCAAGCGGTTCAGCGACTATCCCGCGCTGGGCGGAGTAAGCCTCGGCATCGAGGACGGGGAGTTCGTCGCGCTGCTCGGGCCGTCGGGTTCGGGCAAGACGACCCTGCTGCGGATCCTCGCCGGACTCGAGGTGCCCGATGCGGGGCGGATCCGGTTCGGCCAAACCGACATGACCCGGGTGCGCGCGGCGAGGCGCGGGATCGGCTTCGTGTTCCAGCATTATGCGCTGTTCGGGCACATGACGGTGGCCGACAACATCGCATTCGGCCTGTCAGTCCTGCCCCGGAGTGAGCGTCCGGGGCGGGCGGCGATCCGCGAGCGGGTGGCCGAACTGCTCGAGCTGGTCCGCCTGCCCGGGCTCGAGCAGCGCTTCCCCGCGCAACTGTCGGGCGGGCAGCGGCAGCGGGTGGCTCTGGCCCGGGCGCTTGCCCGCCGGCCGCGCATCCTGCTGCTCGACGAGCCGTTCGGCGCGCTCGATGCCAAGGTTCGCCGCGAACTGCGCGGTGCGCTCCGCCAGATCCACGACGAGCTGAAGCTCACCAGTGTCTTCGTCACCCATGACCAGGAAGAGGCGTTCGCGCTCGCCGACCGGGTCGCGGTGCTCCACGAGGGTCGGCTCGAGCAGTTCGACCGGCCCGAGGCCATCGTCGCCAGTCCAGCCTCCCCCTTCGTGGCGGAGTTCGTCGCCGGGAGCTGA
- a CDS encoding alpha/beta hydrolase, giving the protein MMDHASRRDLLRGAAILGAIGSTGPAWGQTLPTDEVLPLWPNVIPGDLHRHPPRKVDDQSHGKGAPDRWVEGISQPMLVVRRPARPTGAGVLVIPGGGYGFLSYDNEGTSQAAWLNARGITAFILLYRLPAEGWSQRQLVPLQDAQRAMRLIRSRSASLQVSPSRLAVLGFSAGGHLAGSLATRFSEPTYAPVDAADRLSARPDLAALVYPVVSMAAPFTHGGSRDNLLGPDAATDLRQAASVETRVTGDTPPSFLVHAGDDGLVPVANSIALYNALLAARRPAELNLFDEGGHGFGTRLPAAMPGADWPQLLHRFAVRKGVFTA; this is encoded by the coding sequence ATGATGGATCATGCGAGCAGGCGCGACCTGCTACGGGGAGCCGCCATTCTCGGCGCCATTGGTTCCACGGGCCCGGCCTGGGGTCAGACACTCCCGACTGACGAGGTCCTGCCGCTCTGGCCCAACGTCATCCCCGGCGATCTCCACCGCCACCCGCCGCGCAAGGTCGACGATCAGTCTCATGGCAAAGGCGCGCCCGATCGCTGGGTCGAAGGTATCTCTCAGCCCATGCTGGTGGTCCGCCGTCCCGCTCGCCCGACCGGCGCCGGCGTGCTCGTCATTCCCGGCGGCGGCTATGGCTTCCTGTCCTACGACAATGAGGGCACCAGTCAGGCCGCCTGGCTCAACGCGCGCGGCATTACCGCCTTCATCCTCCTCTATCGGCTACCGGCCGAAGGCTGGTCGCAGCGCCAGCTCGTTCCGCTGCAGGACGCGCAACGGGCAATGCGCCTGATCCGCTCGCGCTCAGCGTCGCTGCAGGTATCGCCGTCGCGGCTCGCGGTACTGGGTTTCTCCGCCGGCGGCCATCTCGCCGGCTCGCTCGCAACCCGTTTCTCCGAGCCGACCTACGCGCCGGTCGATGCGGCCGACCGCCTCTCGGCCCGGCCGGATCTCGCCGCCCTCGTCTACCCCGTCGTCAGCATGGCAGCGCCGTTCACCCATGGCGGGTCGCGCGACAATCTGCTCGGGCCGGATGCCGCCACCGACCTCCGACAGGCCGCCTCGGTGGAGACCCGCGTCACTGGGGACACGCCGCCAAGCTTCCTGGTCCATGCCGGCGATGACGGACTCGTCCCGGTGGCCAACAGCATCGCGCTCTACAATGCGCTGCTGGCCGCGCGCCGGCCCGCCGAGCTGAACCTGTTCGACGAGGGCGGACATGGCTTCGGGACCCGCCTGCCCGCCGCGATGCCCGGTGCGGACTGGCCGCAGCTGCTGCACCGTTTCGCCGTTCGCAAGGGCGTCTTCACCGCCTGA
- a CDS encoding porin: MNNLLLAGASALVLANQALAQPASRPPVAEAPSPNDQPTVPPTSAPSFGSDGSGLDTLVPADNEATAPAPALAPTGNPVLDRLNALETRVRQLEARNAQLEQQAELNQDRLQTVETRSAKQSQWGWAPSTSDTAGNFTFKPRGVIDADFAHFDERRGGYDYNDGTGFRRARLGFEGTAFKWFNYRLEVDFAGNVVTLTDAYVQYSKIPKLLLTVGQHKAPFGLESNNSDNYNLFLERGMFTNAFGNAGAERRIGVSAAWAPRETINVAGGVFGDNESVGRSTATSVTNTPDESWGFNGRATWEPLFDSGRIIHLGVASYYRRSLKSGDTADAVRLTERPNIRIDNGNIADSGVITGVRDLTYAGAEAAAVFGPFTAFGEAGRLWAKRPTLGDAHFTGAYAALSYLLTGETRPFKSGNFDRVRPAHELGKDGLGAFEVAARYDWLDLAGTPVGARAGNRARSLTLGLNWYLNPYLKLMTNVIHFWGDNTPLDPVGNVTKGDVLATRLHLDF; the protein is encoded by the coding sequence ATGAACAACCTGCTCCTGGCGGGCGCCTCGGCGCTCGTCCTCGCCAACCAAGCGCTTGCCCAGCCGGCCTCTCGGCCGCCGGTCGCGGAAGCCCCGTCGCCCAACGACCAGCCCACCGTGCCTCCGACCTCCGCTCCCTCGTTCGGAAGCGATGGCAGCGGGCTCGATACGCTGGTTCCGGCCGACAACGAGGCGACCGCGCCCGCACCGGCTCTCGCGCCGACGGGCAACCCGGTACTCGACCGCCTCAACGCGCTCGAGACCCGGGTCAGGCAGCTGGAAGCGCGCAACGCACAGCTCGAGCAGCAGGCCGAACTCAACCAGGATCGGCTGCAGACGGTCGAGACCCGCTCGGCCAAGCAGTCGCAATGGGGATGGGCGCCGAGCACCAGCGACACCGCCGGCAACTTCACCTTCAAGCCGCGTGGCGTGATCGATGCCGACTTTGCCCATTTCGATGAGCGGCGGGGCGGCTACGACTACAACGATGGCACCGGCTTCCGCCGTGCAAGGCTCGGCTTCGAGGGTACCGCCTTCAAGTGGTTCAACTACCGGCTCGAGGTCGATTTCGCCGGCAACGTGGTGACCCTGACCGACGCCTATGTCCAGTACAGCAAGATACCCAAGCTGCTGCTGACGGTCGGCCAGCACAAGGCGCCGTTCGGGCTGGAGTCGAACAATAGCGACAATTACAATCTCTTCCTCGAGCGCGGCATGTTCACCAACGCGTTCGGCAACGCCGGGGCCGAACGGCGGATTGGTGTGTCGGCCGCTTGGGCGCCGCGCGAGACGATCAACGTCGCCGGCGGCGTGTTCGGCGACAATGAAAGCGTCGGCCGCTCGACCGCGACATCGGTCACCAACACGCCCGACGAGAGTTGGGGGTTCAATGGTCGTGCCACCTGGGAGCCGCTGTTCGACAGCGGGCGGATCATCCACCTGGGAGTCGCAAGCTATTATCGCCGGAGCCTTAAGAGCGGTGATACGGCGGACGCGGTTCGTCTAACCGAGCGGCCGAACATCCGGATCGACAACGGCAACATTGCCGACAGTGGCGTGATCACCGGGGTTCGCGACCTGACCTACGCGGGCGCAGAAGCGGCGGCGGTGTTCGGACCGTTCACGGCGTTCGGGGAGGCCGGCCGCCTGTGGGCCAAGCGGCCCACGCTTGGCGACGCGCATTTCACGGGTGCCTATGCCGCGCTGAGCTATCTCCTGACCGGCGAGACGCGCCCGTTCAAGAGCGGCAACTTCGATCGGGTTCGCCCCGCTCACGAGCTCGGCAAGGACGGGTTGGGGGCGTTTGAAGTGGCGGCAAGGTACGACTGGCTCGACCTTGCCGGCACGCCAGTTGGGGCCCGCGCAGGCAACCGAGCACGCAGCCTGACGCTGGGCCTCAACTGGTACTTGAACCCCTATCTGAAGCTGATGACCAACGTCATTCACTTCTGGGGCGACAACACGCCGCTTGATCCGGTCGGCAATGTGACCAAGGGCGATGTTCTGGCGACTCGGCTTCACCTGGACTTCTAG
- the motA gene encoding flagellar motor stator protein MotA, with product MFQIVGIVVLIAMVFGGFVFTGGNLGPVLHALPHEMLIIGGAGVGSLIIGNSTKELKALGSGLGKVFKGPKFKRQDFLDCIFLVIKLMKMLRTDGPVALEPHIEAPADSPLFQEYPRLLKDQTLVHLITDTIRLVVVSSGTLAPHAVEEVMDNSIKNCSHHSLKPAESLQSLGDALPALGIVAAVLGVVKTMGSIDKPPEILGGMIGSALVGTFLGVLLAYGLVGPFANRAKQVIEADLAMYQTVKQIIVASLYNHPIPLVIEAARSGIEHSNQPSFAEVFDGMRAAR from the coding sequence ATGTTTCAGATTGTCGGGATCGTGGTCCTGATCGCGATGGTCTTCGGGGGGTTCGTCTTCACCGGCGGCAACCTTGGACCGGTGCTGCACGCGCTGCCGCACGAGATGCTAATCATCGGCGGGGCGGGGGTCGGCTCGCTGATTATCGGCAATTCGACCAAGGAGCTGAAGGCGCTCGGATCCGGGCTCGGCAAGGTCTTCAAGGGTCCCAAGTTCAAGCGGCAGGACTTCCTCGACTGCATCTTCCTCGTCATCAAGTTGATGAAGATGCTGCGCACCGACGGGCCGGTGGCGCTCGAGCCGCACATCGAGGCGCCGGCGGACTCGCCGCTCTTCCAGGAATATCCCCGGCTGCTGAAGGACCAGACTCTGGTCCACCTCATCACCGACACGATCCGGCTGGTGGTCGTCTCCTCGGGCACGCTCGCTCCGCACGCGGTCGAGGAGGTGATGGACAACAGCATCAAGAATTGCAGCCATCATTCGCTCAAGCCGGCCGAGAGCCTGCAGAGCCTGGGCGACGCGCTGCCCGCGCTGGGGATCGTCGCCGCGGTGCTCGGCGTGGTGAAGACGATGGGGTCGATCGACAAGCCGCCGGAGATCCTCGGCGGGATGATCGGCTCGGCGCTGGTCGGCACCTTCCTCGGCGTGCTGCTCGCCTACGGGCTGGTCGGTCCGTTCGCGAACCGCGCCAAGCAGGTGATCGAAGCCGATCTCGCCATGTACCAGACGGTCAAGCAGATCATCGTCGCCTCGCTCTACAACCACCCGATCCCGCTGGTCATCGAGGCGGCACGGTCGGGCATCGAGCACAGCAACCAGCCGAGCTTCGCCGAGGTGTTCGACGGCATGCGGGCGGCCCGCTGA
- a CDS encoding sulfate ABC transporter substrate-binding protein translates to MPIARQLILGLAIAGAAIGSYPARAQTAQLLNVSYDPTRELYQDLNAAFTRRLGRPVNVRMSHGGSGKQARSVIDGLPADVVTLALAYDIDEIARRGLIAPNWQTRLPLNSTPYYSTIVFVVRAGNPKKIQDWNDLVRPDVKVITPNPKTSGGARWNYLAGWGYARAKYGTPAKAKEFMTRLFHNVPVLDSGARGATTTFVERGQGDVLIAWENEARLAVDQIGRGKFQMVVPSYSILAEPPVSLVDRNVDRKGTRKLAEAYLQFLYTPEAQEIIARHGFRPRNPAVAAKYKSRFPNMKLFTIDRNFGGWTNAQKFHFNDGGMFDQVLEASRR, encoded by the coding sequence ATGCCTATCGCCCGTCAGCTGATCCTCGGCCTGGCCATCGCGGGAGCCGCGATCGGCTCGTATCCTGCGCGGGCTCAAACGGCCCAGCTTCTGAATGTTTCCTACGATCCTACGCGCGAGCTTTATCAGGATCTCAATGCCGCCTTCACGCGGCGGCTGGGGCGCCCGGTCAACGTCCGGATGAGCCATGGCGGCTCAGGCAAGCAGGCCCGCTCGGTCATCGACGGGCTCCCCGCCGACGTCGTCACCCTCGCGCTCGCCTACGACATCGACGAGATCGCCCGCCGCGGACTGATCGCCCCGAACTGGCAGACTCGGCTGCCGCTGAACTCGACCCCTTATTACTCGACGATCGTGTTCGTGGTCCGCGCCGGCAACCCCAAGAAGATCCAAGACTGGAACGACCTCGTCAGGCCCGACGTCAAGGTCATCACGCCCAATCCGAAGACCAGTGGCGGGGCGCGCTGGAACTATCTCGCCGGCTGGGGCTATGCGCGCGCCAAATATGGCACGCCGGCCAAGGCGAAAGAGTTCATGACCCGGCTGTTCCACAACGTGCCGGTGCTCGACAGCGGCGCGCGTGGGGCGACCACCACCTTCGTCGAGCGCGGCCAGGGCGACGTGCTGATCGCGTGGGAGAACGAGGCCCGGCTCGCGGTCGACCAGATCGGCCGCGGCAAGTTCCAGATGGTCGTCCCAAGCTACTCCATCCTTGCCGAACCGCCGGTCTCGCTGGTCGACCGCAACGTCGACCGCAAGGGCACGCGCAAGCTCGCCGAGGCGTATCTCCAGTTCCTCTACACGCCCGAGGCGCAGGAGATCATCGCCCGCCACGGCTTCCGCCCGCGCAATCCGGCAGTTGCCGCCAAGTACAAAAGCCGGTTCCCGAACATGAAGCTGTTCACCATCGATCGAAACTTCGGCGGCTGGACCAACGCGCAGAAGTTCCACTTCAACGACGGCGGCATGTTCGACCAGGTGCTGGAAGCCTCGCGCCGCTGA